Proteins encoded together in one Penicillium digitatum chromosome 1, complete sequence window:
- a CDS encoding Armadillo-like helical: MSNQLSTILGTTLILIGQFQTALTTPPAAATEAAKDAEALPLLTASSSALKAHVTKLSLLAITPPFTHSAVSTVLRELNESILPSLVTASLLVTPAQYTKAFHTEVLILVKTALTELSGLVREVKVVGEKKDQEKDTGKESGGTKSEKDAVMLATGRVWDACDATTDIANKGVVEFVIRRVEQWRDLVRDAVEEIEDWDPEEEDDGFFDDILGDEGKGGDDDEDDDEDDDDEEETAALQEHKKSTLRFLKPIAQVYPAIINNRLKNAGSAPLASSSGVKKLESLMLNLQAIPDDVDEAAGALYEANFETSAQYLRKTRKSATQAVGLVASPWGAADVKDDAPADKFATWSNTWLKVIDEVSKSIETN; this comes from the coding sequence ATGTCCAATCAATTATCCACCATTCTTGGCACGACCCTGATCCTGATCGGCCAGTTCCAAACGGCCCtcaccacgcccccagcagCCGCAACCGAAGCCGCAAAAGATGCCGAAGCCCTGCCCCTCTTGACGGCCTCCTCGAGCGCGCTCAAAGCACATGTCACGAAACTCTCACTGTTGGCAATTACCCCGCCCTTCACGCATTCCGCTGTCAGCACCGTGCTCCGCGAGCTCAATGAATCTATACTGCCGTCCCTCGTGACTGCTTCCCTCCTTGTGACACCGGCGCAATACACCAAGGCGTTTCACACCGAGGTCTTGATTCTTGTTAAAACGGCTTTGACAGAGCTTTCCGGGCTGGTTCGGGAGGTCAAGGTCgttggagagaagaaagatcaGGAGAAGGATACAGGGAAGGAGAGCGGTGGGACGAAATCCGAGAAAGATGCTGTGATGCTCGCTACGGGCCGTGTTTGGGATGCGTGTGATGCTACAACCGACATTGCGAATAAGGGAGTTGTTGAGTTTGTCATTCGCCGCGTTGAGCAGTGGAGGGACCTGGTTCGCGACGCGGTTGAGGAAATCGAGGATTGGGATCCGGAAGAAGAGGACGATGGTTTCTTTGATGATATTCTCGGTGATGAGGGGAAGGGtggagatgacgatgaggatgatgatgaggatgatgatgatgaagaagagacAGCCGCTCTCCAGGAACACAAGAAATCTACTCTTCGTTTCCTCAAGCCTATTGCCCAGGTCTACCCAGCTATCATCAACAACCGGCTGAAAAATGCCGGAAGTGCGCCGTTAGCTTCTTCATCTGGTGTCAAGAAGCTGGAGTCCTTGATGCTGAATCTGCAGGCCATTCCGGACGATGTCGACGAGGCAGCTGGCGCGTTGTACGAGGCCAATTTTGAAACCTCCGCTCAGTATCTCCGGAAGACGAGGAAGTCTGCCACACAAGCGGTGGGGTTGGTCGCGTCACCCTGGGGGGCTGCGGATGTTAAGGATGATGCACCGGCAGACAAGTTCGCTACATGGTCGAATACCTGGCTCAAGGTGATTGACGAGGTCAGCAAGTCAATTGAAACAAACTGA
- a CDS encoding putative leucine-rich repeat protein: MEGQPKTSTRPASVIPRPASGIPRLTSRLPLPTTTASKSIKPSPSRDRLRADPGLDESRLRRPSHNALLKKPTSHHLSPPKPQGDPIPALKQEDVQSGEDDTHVPEEATSTAGDDDTASIASAQEARGRRGIRPSLSERTLETLAQLPPSPASVRRQSSFFNGGSPVRSPSCAPSIVSNVSRSPSQASSYAPPGNEQCVRPASKLRLPSKARISTAGSISPVHGFEDSVISSRLKRLSLRQSTASGDGVPSDISSPPKKNIPERPIGNKDSPKPSLIRPPPGKASAKSAKSNMGPPERPLQVKKTRKPQTGQVSTRRSPSTGSRHVSTFSNMLDDLSPEQQAEIEARKASKSSSTLRETIAKAKAARKAMAAGDQKEKPQEQVYQAPPIDAPLDSWAGGDDEDPFGQPSQGSNSLVMRKRVQTARATGQLNIAAFSLKEIPKEVLTMYDYDPENSANWFENVDLVKFYAADNELEQISDETFPDINPEEFDPDSDDRGLQFGGLETLDLHGNILKSLPMGLRRLQNLRTLNLSNNCLDMAHIEIIAEIKSLTDLKLANNQLQGELTVVIGRLSSLEFLDLRGNALTKLPDELAGLSSLRTLDVSENKFTSLPFETLCKLPLKTLNAQKNRLEGTLIHASVTKLDTLQSLNIANNAVMVFSANDALELPDLHTLLIGVNRITHLPRMTSWQSLLTLSAEENKIAELPQGFAELKSLKKADFTGNSLTHLDEKIGLMENLASLRVSNNPLRERRLLRMDTDDIKRDLRSRSEPDPQDTDDEGSVATQFTLAPESPELDRSWDIKSGGILDKSYAGMTDLKVEQLEMIPSLDIRCLYLQHNELSCFPAPAIGMLAQCLVELDLSHNPLKGAEFLSSPLELPKLQSLTLNAGGLTSWEPLLSNLIAPSLTFLDVSHNRLKGPLPHLRHTYPELKTLVASDNQIASLDFEAAQGLQVLELSNNELDSLPPKIGLLAAGRSPQNWGNGSALRRFEVAGNRFRVPRWQVVAKGTDAILEFLRERIPDSDLPEWEQEHKAPEEEF; the protein is encoded by the coding sequence ATGGAAGGGCAGCCTAAGACATCTACACGCCCTGCGAGCGTTATACCACGTCCTGCGAGCGGCATTCCACGCCTTACTTCAAGGTTGCCTTTACCTACGACCACCGCATCAAAATCGATCAAACCCTCACCTTCCCGAGACAGACTCCGAGCTGATCCTGGCCTGGATGAAAGCAGGTTGCGAAGACCATCTCACAATGCGCTCTTGAAAAAACCGACTTCGCACCATCTGTCGCCACCTAAGCCGCAGGGTGATCCTATCCCAGCCCTAAAGCAAGAAGATGTACAAAGCGGGGAAGACGACACGCATGTTCCAGAGGAGGCGACCTCAACTGCCGGAGATGATGATACTGCATCAATCGCATCGGCCCAAGAAGCACGTGGTCGCCGTGGAATACGCCCATCACTGTCCGAACGTACACTTGAGACGCTAGCGCAACTTCCACCATCACCGGCTTCGGTGAGAAGGCAGTCCAGCTTTTTCAATGGCGGCAGTCCGGTACGATCCCCATCTTGTGCCCCGTCCATTGTATCCAACGTTTCAAGATCGCCATCGCAGGCATCATCATATGCACCGCCTGGTAACGAGCAATGTGTAAGGCCTGCTTCGAAGCTGCGTCTTCCCTCGAAGGCTCGTATTTCGACTGCTGGATCTATTTCTCCAGTCCACGGCTTCGAGGACAGCGTGATCTCATCAAGATTGAAGCGGCTGTCACTTAGGCAAAGTACTGCATCGGGGGACGGTGTCCCCTCAGACATCAGTTCGCCGCCCAAGAAAAACATACCCGAAAGACCAATTGGCAACAAAGATTCACCAAAACCCTCGCTTATCCGCCCACCACCGGGAAAGGCCTCCGCAAAGTCCGCAAAGTCAAATATGGGTCCCCCAGAAAGACCCCTTCAAGtaaagaaaacaagaaaacCTCAAACAGGGCAGGTGTCTACCCGACGCTCTCCTTCGACAGGTTCAAGACATGTGTCTACTTTTTCCAACATGCTTGATGACCTGTCCCCGGAGCAACAGGCAGAAATTGAAGCTAGAAAAGCCTCCAAATCGTCCAGTACGCTACGTGAAACCATAGCAAAGGCAAAGGCTGCCCGCAAGGCGATGGCGGCTGGTGATCAGAAGGAGAAACCGCAAGAGCAAGTCTACCAGGCCCCGCCAATCGATGCGCCTCTCGATTCGTGGGCAGGCGGCGACGACGAGGATCCTTTCGGCCAACCGTCCCAGGGGTCTAACTCTTTGGTGATGCGGAAGCGTGTACAGACAGCACGTGCAACCGGCCAATTGAACATTGCAGCGTTTTCTTTAAAGGAAATCCCAAAAGAAGTGCTGACGATGTACGACTATGACCCAGAGAACTCCGCAAACTGGTTCGAAAACGTTGATCTTGTCAAGTTTTATGCCGCGGACAATGAGCTGGAACAGATTTCAGATGAAACATTCCCCGATATCAACCCCGAGGAGTTTGATCCTGATAGCGATGATCGAGGACTTCAATTTGGGGGCCTTGAAACGCTGGATCTCCATGGAAACATACTGAAGTCCCTCCCAATGGGTCTTCGACGTTTGCAAAACTTACGCACCCTCAATCTGTCGAATAACTGTTTGGACATGGCCCATATCGAGATCATCGCGGAGATCAAATCTCTGACCGATCTGAAGCTTGCGAATAATCAACTGCAAGGGGAACTGACTGTCGTCATTGGTCGTCTTTCTAGCTTGGAGTTTTTGGATCTGCGTGGCAATGCTCTCACCAAACTTCCAGATGAGCTGGCTGGATTGAGTTCTTTGAGAACATTGGATGTCAGTGAGAACAAGTTTACTTCTTTGCCGTTCGAGACCCTTTGTAAACTTCCTCTGAAAACGCTGAATGCGCAGAAGAACAGACTCGAAGGCACTTTGATACATGCATCAGTGACCAAGCTGGACACATTGCAGTCACTAAATATTGCCAATAATGCTGTGATGGTCTTCTCTGCGAATGACGCGCTTGAACTTCCTGATTTACATACCCTCCTGATCGGCGTCAATCGCATCACGCATCTCCCACGCATGACTTCCTGGCAGTCATTATTAACGCTGTCTGCCGAAGAAAATAAAATTGCAGAGCTTCCACAAGGGTTTGCCGAGCTCAAGAGTCTCAAGAAGGCAGATTTTACAGGAAATTCCCTCACGCACTTGGATGAAAAGATTGGATTAATGGAAAACCTTGCCTCTTTGCGGGTTTCCAATAACCCACTTCGTGAGCGCAGGCTGCTGAGAATGGACACCGACGATATCAAAAGAGACTTGCGGAGTCGCTCTGAGCCTGATCCCCAGGACACAGATGACGAGGGATCAGTGGCCACCCAATTCACCCTAGCGCCTGAGAGTCCCGAGCTTGATCGCAGCTGGGATATTAAATCCGGTGGGATTCTTGACAAGTCTTATGCCGGAATGACCGACCTTAAGGTGGAACAATTGGAGATGATTCCATCACTAGACATTCGGTGTCTTTATTTGCAGCACAATGAGCTGAGCTGTTTCCCGGCCCCCGCCATTGGAATGTTGGCACAGTGTCTGGTTGAGCTTGATCTTTCACACAACCCCTTGAAGGGCGCTGAGTTCTTGTCTTCCCCGCTTGAATTGCCAAAACTTCAGTCGCTGACTTTGAACGCGGGCGGCTTGACGTCATGGGAGCCTCTCTTATCCAACCTGATAGCCCCATCTTTGACCTTCTTGGATGTATCGCACAATCGTTTGAAGGGACCACTCCCTCATCTGAGACATACATACCCAGAGCTTAAGACCCTAGTGGCCTCTGACAACCAGATTGCTAGTCTGGACTTCGAGGCCGCACAAGGATTGCAGGTCTTGGAGCTAAGCAACAATGAGCTTGATTCGCTTCCCCCGAAGATTGGCCTGCTGGCTGCTGGTCGCTCTCCTCAGAACTGGGGCAATGGATCGGCCTTGAGACGTTTCGAGGTGGCCGGCAATCGATTCCGAGTACCTCGCTGGCAGGTAGTTGCCAAAGGAACCGATGCGATTTTGGAATTCTTGCGAGAGAGGATTCCTGATAGTGACCTGCCGGAATGGGAGCAGGAACACAAAGCTCCCGAGGAAGAGTTCTAA
- a CDS encoding ribosomal protein L13e-domain-containing protein, with product MSQNSSSQSSVGAPVEIVPSTPTHRTTLSPSPELSAMAKRPSSESDKKPLSILPLSSSDMTPPPSSQIPGAPLRSRSHSRSLSPSLVNSSDMDKSLFDAYGASENLPTVEEIDLASETQLRTIAKELLTVARESRMSALHFKLQNSLVSFASNEAVKRAEVEHQLAKREVEILQSAEYRSRSHPADPVTPTQSQSVSNSDYLSAVQRSQELEELNTVLDRRLRKAKRAIDEASSRSMDLEEQNLMLKRRIGDNRKHFSQIFNYGSISPGTQNEIHNLCHGEHADGLAALLYADKLTNQTHAYSTHSATSVPVTPNHSKNQYPATLGYPGEDHYDSDSTVSLSASEAAEEALDSPPQMRSTVPKSSTLLQTKLFGQVQKPGVERSRPSKRKAGSDANVAVAKKSRAPNGIGLSINA from the coding sequence ATGTCTCAAAATTCCAGCTCACAAAGCTCCGTGGGAGCACCGGTAGAGATTGTGCCCTCGACTCCAACTCACCGGACCACACTGTCCCCGTCGCCAGAGCTCAGCGCTATGGCTAAGCGCCCATCATCCGAGTCGGATAAGAAGCCACTCTCTATTCTGCCATTGTCCTCGTCGGATATGACCCCTCCACCCTCATCTCAGATCCCAGGGGCCCCACTTCGTTCTCGTTCACACTCGCGTTCCTTGAGCCCTTCGTTGGTTAACTCCAGCGATATGGACAAGTCGTTGTTCGATGCCTACGGTGCTTCTGAGAACCTGCCCACCGTGGAGGAAATTGACCTCGCCAGCGAAACCCAGTTGCGTACTATTGCCAAAGAACTTTTAACTGTAGCCCGAGAGTCACGCATGTCTGCGTTGCACTTCAAACTGCAGAACAGCTTGGTCTCGTTCGCTAGCAATGAAGCCGTCAAGCGCGCCGAGGTGGAGCATCAGCTTGCCAAGCGCGAAGTCGAGATTCTTCAGAGCGCTGAGTACCGCAGTCGCTCGCACCCCGCGGATCCCGTCACGCCAACGCAGTCCCAATCTGTTTCGAACTCTGATTATCTCTCGGCTGTTCAGCGCTCGCAAGAATTAGAAGAGCTCAATACTGTTCTAGACCGAAGACTCCGAAAGGCGAAGCGTGCCATCGATGAAGCTAGCAGTCGGTCTATGGACCTTGAGGAGCAGAACCTCATGCTTAAGCGTCGTATTGGTGACAATCGCAAGCACTTTTCCCAGATCTTCAACTATGGCAGCATATCGCCGGGCACTCAGAATGAGATACACAATCTTTGCCATGGTGAACACGCAGACGGTCTCGCAGCTCTTCTCTACGCCGATAAACTCACCAACCAGACGCACGCTTATAGTACTCACTCTGCAACATCCGTTCCCGTCACCCCGAACCACTCAAAAAATCAGTACCCCGCTACCCTTGGGTACCCAGGAGAAGACCATTATGATAGCGACAGCACCGTATCCCTCTCGGCCTCCGAGGCGGCGGAAGAGGCTCTGGATTCCCCACCGCAAATGCGCTCCACCGTCCCCAAGAGCAGCACACTGCTTCAGACAAAGTTGTTCGGCCAGGTGCAGAAACCAGGTGTGGAGCGATCTCGCCCTAGCAAGCGCAAGGCAGGCAGTGACGCAAACGTTGCCGTTGCGAAGAAGTCTAGGGCTCCGAATGGTATTGGCCTGAGTATCAACGCCTGA
- a CDS encoding 60S ribosomal protein eL13, whose translation MAIKHNNQIQKNHFRKDWQRRVRVHFDQPGRKHRRREARIAKAAAVAPRPVDKLRPVVRCPTIKYNRRVRAGRGFTLAELKEAGIPKKLAPTVGISVDHRRTNYSKESLVANVARLQDYKARLILFPRKSGQFKKLDSSAEEVKSVKATVAEGKRDGIVTRVEATFPITNPTAAEAVTEVKRDSLPKGEEAAYRRLRDARAEARYKGIREKRAKTKADDEVAAKK comes from the exons ATG GCGATCAAGCACAACAACCAGATTCAGAAGAACC ACTTCCGCAAGGACTGGCAGCGTCGTGTCCGTGTGCACTTCGACCAG CCCGGCCGGAAGCACCGTCGTCGTGAGGCCCGCATCGCTAAGGCGGCTGCCGTTGCTCCCCGTCCGGTCGACAAGCTGCGTCCCGTTGTCCGATGCCCCACCATCAAGTACAACCGCCGTGTCCGTGCCGGTCGTGGTTTCACCCTCGCTGAGCTGAAG GAAGCTGGTATCCCCAAGAAGCTTGCTCCCACCGTTGGTATCTCCGTTGACCACCGCCGCACCAACTACTCTAAGGAGTCCCTGGTTGCCAACGTCGCCCGTCTCCAGGACTACAAGGCCCGCCTGATCCTCTTCCCCCGCAAGAGCGgtcagttcaagaagctcgaCTCCTCCGCTGAGGAAGTCAAGTCCGTCAAGGCTACCGTCGCTGAGGGCAAGCGTGACGGTATCGTCACCCGTGTTGAGGCCACCTTCCCCATCACCAACCCCACTGCCGCCGAGGCCGTTACTGAGGTCAAGCGCGACTCGCTCCCCAAGGGTGAGGAGGCTGCCTACCGTCGTCTCCGTGACGCCCGCGCTGAGGCCCGCTACAAGGGTATCCGCGAGAAGCGTGCCAAGACCAAGGCTGATGATGAGGTCGCTGCCAAGAAATAA